Part of the Paenibacillus sp. YPG26 genome, GAGAAGGATCAGATTGCCGAGGCTTTCGGTATGGACAAAGAACGCTACCAGCCTGTTATGCTGATCTCGATCGGTAAGGCTGCCAAGGAAGGACATCCTTCCTACCGCCTGCCTGTAGAGACAATTACTACCTGGGCTTAAGTTCAGGGAAATGGGAGGCTATACAACATGATTATCATTCACGCACACATGCAGATCCAACCGCAACAGGAAGTCGTTTTTCTGGATGCTGCCAAACAACTGATCGCCGCAACACGTAATGAGGAAGGCAATATCAGCTATGACCTTGTGAGAAGCACAGAACGCGAGCATCACTATACGATGATTGAGCTGTGGCAGGATGAAGCCGCTACGGCTGCCCATAATACCAGTGCGCATTTCCAGACCTTTGTCCAGCAGGCTCCTGAATTCATGGCTGCACCGATGAAGGTGGATGTATTCGCGGGAGAGGCTGTTCAGCGTTAAGCTGCTCCCTTAATTGTATATTTGTCAGAATACAGAGAATCCATCTGAGCTCATAATGACTATGGCTTAGATGGATTTATTTGTTTTATAGCCGCCGTGTAGAACGAGGCTTATATTTTCAATACAAGCTTTCCGACTGTAGCTCCCTTTTCAAGTAGAGCAAGGGCTTCGGCCGCATCCTCCAGAGGGTACACGCCTTGAATCTGTGCATGAATTTCTTTTTTTGCCAGCATATTTAATGCTTCACGTGCTGCTGTCCCCGTCTCCACTGGGTTGCTGTCGCTGTATCCACCCAGGGTAAAGCCCGCGTACTGACGGTTGGAGAACCACATCTGATTGAAAGAATGCCCTACATCCTCTTCACCACTAGCATTTCCTACGACAACCATTTGTCCCAGAGGGCGAAGCACGTCTAGGCTTTGCTTACGCATATCTCCCCCAACTGGGTCAAAGACAGCATGAACACCCTTATGTCCGGTGGCCCGGAGGGTGTGCTCCACAAAGTCGGACCGGAGAAATAATTCGTCATATCCAAGGGATGCAGCGAGCTCTATCTTGCCGGGGCTGCCTACGGTTCCAAATACCTTCCCTGCCCCCAGGCGCTTCGCCATCTGGCCCAGGAAGCTGCCTAGTCCGCCTGCCGCTGCGTGAACAAGCACACTATCTCCCGCTCTTAATCTATGTACTTCTTGTATAGCCAGGTAAGCAGTTGTCACATTCACAATCGAGGCAGCTGCTGTAGCAAGGTCCACCTCGGCTTCCAACTGATCGAGAGGAACGGTTAGATCCGGCCGTACGTTCGCTATGGAGGCAAAGCCGCCCAGATGATGCAGGGTCATGGAGGCAACGGGCTGCCCAACATGGAAGCCCTTCACGCCCTCCCCGATCGCACGCACATATCCCGATACTTCCAAGCCCGGTGTGAGCGGCATAGGATAAGCGGCACTGAATTCGCCGCGACTTAGCAGCACTTCGAAATATCCCACACCTGCATAAGCAACGTCAATGGTAAGCATGCCCGGAGCCGGCTGCAAATCCGGCTTTGTCTGAAGCTTCAGGCTCCCCGGTCCTCCGGGATGATCTATCATAACAACTTTCATTTTGTAACCTCCTATATTTGATATAGGATTATTATATTGGGCCTGCAAGAGGGTAACCAGTTTGCAGTTATACAGGTATCCGTACTAACAGACTTATTTCCCGATATCCGCAAGTTTAAGTTCAGTACCGGTACCCGCTACGGGAGTAAATACACAGCAGTGCAGATTCGCATCATCGTTGATACTAGAGAATGTATTCAGTTGAAAAAACAGCCGTCCTGCGGCTGGATGGTCATACGTGTAATGTACGGATTTCTTCTGCCGTACCTCGTGAACACGCCATAACGCGAGAAACTCCTCGCTTTCCTGACCCATTTGTCTAACGAATTCCTCATTCCACGGATCATCCACTTGCTGGTCATAGGCCGAACGAAACACCCCTATTGCGTAATCTGCGAACTCCGCCCAATTCACC contains:
- a CDS encoding putative quinol monooxygenase, whose protein sequence is MIIIHAHMQIQPQQEVVFLDAAKQLIAATRNEEGNISYDLVRSTEREHHYTMIELWQDEAATAAHNTSAHFQTFVQQAPEFMAAPMKVDVFAGEAVQR
- a CDS encoding zinc-binding dehydrogenase encodes the protein MKVVMIDHPGGPGSLKLQTKPDLQPAPGMLTIDVAYAGVGYFEVLLSRGEFSAAYPMPLTPGLEVSGYVRAIGEGVKGFHVGQPVASMTLHHLGGFASIANVRPDLTVPLDQLEAEVDLATAAASIVNVTTAYLAIQEVHRLRAGDSVLVHAAAGGLGSFLGQMAKRLGAGKVFGTVGSPGKIELAASLGYDELFLRSDFVEHTLRATGHKGVHAVFDPVGGDMRKQSLDVLRPLGQMVVVGNASGEEDVGHSFNQMWFSNRQYAGFTLGGYSDSNPVETGTAAREALNMLAKKEIHAQIQGVYPLEDAAEALALLEKGATVGKLVLKI